One Desulfovibrio oxyclinae DSM 11498 genomic window carries:
- a CDS encoding phage tail assembly chaperone: protein MWRYPDNTFRQTPPAQVVQGGSVRLFADLTREERATLGYHEARPLRREPFTSYVTEWLLGEDLILREQIVEAVVDEAARREHQANGIRKERDRRIEEVMWRVQRFESETRLGLTPCDDIAALDAYVQALRDVPQQVGFPEIVEWPAKT, encoded by the coding sequence ATGTGGAGATATCCGGACAACACCTTTCGACAGACCCCGCCCGCGCAGGTGGTGCAGGGTGGCAGCGTCCGCCTTTTTGCGGATCTGACCCGCGAGGAGCGCGCAACGCTTGGCTACCACGAGGCGCGGCCGTTGCGGCGCGAACCGTTCACCAGCTACGTCACTGAGTGGTTGCTGGGCGAGGATCTGATCCTGCGGGAGCAGATCGTGGAGGCCGTGGTGGACGAGGCGGCGAGGCGTGAGCATCAGGCGAACGGAATCCGCAAGGAACGGGACCGGCGCATCGAGGAAGTCATGTGGCGCGTGCAGCGTTTTGAATCGGAGACGCGGCTGGGGTTGACGCCCTGCGACGACATCGCGGCTCTGGACGCCTATGTGCAGGCGCTGCGGGATGTGCCCCAGCAGGTGGGGTTTCCGGAGATCGTGGAGTGGCCTGCAAAAACATAA